From the Kogia breviceps isolate mKogBre1 chromosome 3, mKogBre1 haplotype 1, whole genome shotgun sequence genome, one window contains:
- the LOC136793850 gene encoding serine/threonine-protein kinase MARK2-like, protein MKALDHPNIVKLLGVTDTEEAMFIIMEYVSGGDMCNYLDTHGRMTEAQARGLFQQLVSALQHCHQRGVVHRDLKPANLLFDGNMNLKLADFGFSNMCDASGKLDTVCGTVPYAAPEVLLGQRYSGPAVDVWSLGVVLYVMVTGFRPFVGKDLRELREQIVTEHYRIPTYLSLEVRSLLRNMIARDPSDRGTLPDLMRHPWVTMGRKKPPQPPCEEDLEGTVTSMRDSAWDDRQDGGEGSVSSKKPTVVFSIRAAGPLSSGDFGGSELEPLPSPELSTRETGRLHQGENVPQREDQQAGQKTSEPACPPASLESRTATPSPARQCGPGASPSTSSRTGAPAGTSCPLRVCSPGRSPHAAQPESMSSSIPSGHSQKKQGVAGRIWTFFARHLCCSCKLPSMRRHNKVKPI, encoded by the coding sequence ATGAAGGCTCTGGATCACCCCAATATTGTCAAACTGCTGGGGGTGACTGACACAGAGGAGGCGATGTTCATAATTATGGAGTACGTCAGTGGTGGGGACATGTGCAACTACTTAGACACACATGGCCGGATGACAGAGGCACAGGCCCGAGGCCTGTTCCAGCAGCTGGTCTCCGCTCTGCAACACTGCCACCAGAGGGGCGTCGTGCACCGGGACCTGAAGCCAGCGAACCTCCTCTTTGATGGCAACATGAACCTGAAACTTGCAGACTTTGGCTTCAGCAACATGTGTGACGCCAGCGGGAAACTGGACACGGTCTGCGGCACAGTCCCGTATGCTGCCCCGGAAGTCTTGCTGGGGCAGAGGTACAGCGGCCCCGCGGTGGACGTGTGGAGCCTGGGAGTAGTGCTCTACGTCATGGTAACCGGGTTCCGGCCCTTTGTGGGGAAAGACCTGCGGGAGCTGCGGGAGCAAATCGTAACGGAGCACTACCGCATCCCAACCTACCTTTCTTTAGAGGTACGGAGTCTCCTACGAAACATGATCGCCCGCGACCCCAGTGACAGAGGCACCTTACCTGACCTCATGAGGCACCCATGGGTGACTATGGGCCGGAAGAAGCCACCCCAGCCACCCTGTGAAGAGGACCTGGAGGGGACAGTGACGAGTATGCGGGACTCGGCGTGGGACGACAGGCAGGAcggaggagaaggcagtgtgagCTCCAAGAAACCAACGGTGGTGTTCTCCATCAGAGCTGCAGGGCCCTTGTCTTCCGGGGACTTCGGTGGCAGTGAACTCGAGCCTTTGCCAAGCCCTGAGTTGTCCACCCGGGAAACCGGGCGGCTCCACCAGGGAGAAAATGTGCCACAGCGGGAAGACCAGCAGGCAGGGCAGAAGACCAGTGAGCCTGCCTGTCCCCCAGCCAGCCTGGAGTCGAGGAccgccacccccagcccagcccgccagtgtggccctggggcgtccccctccaccagcagcaggactggagccccagCGGGAACCAGCTGCCCCCTGCGTGTGTGCAGCCCTGGAAGGTCCCCCCACGCTGCGCAGCCTGAGAGTATGTCCTCATCCATTCCCTCTGGCCACAGCCAGAAAAAGCAAGGGGTGGCTGGGAGAATCTGGACCTTCTTTGCAAGGCATCTTTGTTGCAGTTGCAAGCTGCCCAGCATGAGGCGTCACAATAAAGTGAAGCCCATCTGA